A stretch of DNA from Desulfobacterales bacterium:
TTTTTGAGACAGCTTCTAGTTAAATAGTTGATTTGTTATTAAGTCGATTAGTTGGCTGGTAAACTGGTTGATTGGTTGGCAAAACGGTAGCGTGTAGTAATAGCCGTTGTTTAAGGTCTGTTATTTCCGCCGCAGGCGGATTGGGTTTGGCCATTCCCTTCCGGGGAATGGCCAAAAGAAAAAGTAATCCTGAAAAATCCTGTTAATCCTGTCTAAAAAAAACTTTCGTCAAACTCTGCGGTGGAAAAAAATCAAGTCTTTATTGTCCCATCACCGCAAAAAACCTCCGCCGCTCTGGCCATCAACCGTGCAATCGGCATCTTCTGCGGGCAGCGCTGCTCTGCTCTGGCATAATCTACGCGCTTCAATTGCTCGCGCATCTGTTCCGGCAAGCCCTTAAACAACCGCATCGCTCTTTGCTGCCTGCCATACTCGTCATGATACATCAGGTAGCGCATGATATCACTGATCGGAACATCAGCACTCAGCGCCGATTCACACACATTGCCGCAACCCGCGCAATAGCCGGGTGCCGATGCCTTCGCATAGCCCTCCAGCAGTTGCCGGTCTTGCAGGGAAAGCTCGGTTTTATCCAATGCTGCGGCCACATTGGCCTGCAAAATGGTCATATTAGGCATTTCCGAACAGATGCTGGCAATTGCAGGGTTTTCCCAGACCACCTTGAGTTTGGTCTGCTCTGGGGTAAAACCTTTTTTGATGAAGCGATCGCTGAGCGCAACCTCTGCCTCGCTTTCGCTGCCGACATCCGCATAGAAACGGGCAAAAAATTTGGCCTGGGTCTTCATAGCAGTTAAACCGATCCCGGCATTAGTGCAGGCATCCACCGCCCTTTTCATTTCATCAGTGTTCATTAAACGGTAATTGTAGGTGGTCATAATGCCGTCGATCCAGCCCAGCTTGGCGCCTTCCAGCATAACGTTTTCCATGTTTTTATGGGTACTGAAGCCAAAAAAACGGATTTTGTCCGCAGACTTGGCTTTTTCAGCCCAGGCTTTGACCTCTTTGGTCAGCTGCTTTTCAACATTTTTGACCATGTGGACAAAATACAGGTCAATATAATCGGTCTGCAGTCTTTCAAAAGATTGTTTGAGCAACTGGCTTAATTCAGCCGGCTCCGAGGAGCGGCCTTTGCTGACCAGAAAGATTTTTTTGCGGTCATCCGGGTATTTGGCTAAGTATTTGCCCATGGCCGCTTCGCTTTTGCCGCCCGAATACATCTCGGCCGTATCCCAGTAGGTCACGCCCATCTTAAATGCCTGCCGCAACAGGAGCTGCTTGGCGCTCAGGTTCTGGCTGCCGCCAAAAGACAGGATTGACACCTGCTGGCCGGTTTTGCCAAAAGGCCGGGTGGGCACCTGCTGCAAACCGGAATCCTGCGCCCCGGCAACACTTCCCAGGGAAGCCATGGCCGATCCCACTCCAGCTGCACCGGTGATTTTGAAAAATTCCCTACGCGAACATTTCTGCCTATCCTGCGACATTTTCCATCTCCTTCAGCTTCAGTTTTAGCGGTTATATCTGATCTGATACCACAATGTTGTCCTTTTATAAAAGC
This window harbors:
- a CDS encoding aldo/keto reductase → MSQDRQKCSRREFFKITGAAGVGSAMASLGSVAGAQDSGLQQVPTRPFGKTGQQVSILSFGGSQNLSAKQLLLRQAFKMGVTYWDTAEMYSGGKSEAAMGKYLAKYPDDRKKIFLVSKGRSSEPAELSQLLKQSFERLQTDYIDLYFVHMVKNVEKQLTKEVKAWAEKAKSADKIRFFGFSTHKNMENVMLEGAKLGWIDGIMTTYNYRLMNTDEMKRAVDACTNAGIGLTAMKTQAKFFARFYADVGSESEAEVALSDRFIKKGFTPEQTKLKVVWENPAIASICSEMPNMTILQANVAAALDKTELSLQDRQLLEGYAKASAPGYCAGCGNVCESALSADVPISDIMRYLMYHDEYGRQQRAMRLFKGLPEQMREQLKRVDYARAEQRCPQKMPIARLMARAAEVFCGDGTIKT